The following is a genomic window from Strix aluco isolate bStrAlu1 chromosome 3, bStrAlu1.hap1, whole genome shotgun sequence.
TTTTgtctgttcctgctgctttgcCTACTGGAAGTCAAACAGTACTACTTGGTTTCTGACATAACTGATTACTATGGAAATTATTACCATGTCATAAACAGAGGATTTCATGTGTCGAATGTGCGGCAGGAACGTAGACGATTCTGTAAGGGGAAGGTTCCTGGTAgtaaggaaaaagggaagagaaatgcagaaacTACACGATGCCTGTGCAAAATCCATTGTTGCAGATTCTTTTTCAGAAGGGATAACCTGCAAGAGCATGGGGATCAAGcagtttgctggggttttttggtttaaaatgcaTAAGAAGATAACTGTGAACTTGTGCTtcgaaataattattttattttgactcCAGCAGTTGGCACTGGCCAAAGTGATTTCCGAGGGCATTCGATGTATGTCCCAGATCACTGTTCCACGCTAGGGAGACTAGACAGCTATCGCTCTGCTATGCAGCGCTCTGAAACCAAGGACACCAGCTGCCAGACGGAGGAAGTTAAAGTTGTGCCCCCTTCAATGAGAAGAATACGAGCGCAGAAAGGACAAGGCATTGCAGCCCAGATGTCTCAGTTCTCCAGCTCATCTGGAAACATGTCAGTGATGAGTGATTCTGCTGCAGTTATATTTGCTTCTCGCCAAAATAGTGACATAGGTTTTCACAGCTTGCCTCGGGCTGGTGCAAGAGTGTCTCTGCAGTCCCTAGAGCAGACACAGAGCATCTCTAGACAGACAGAAGACGTCGCTGGCACTTTACCCCACCAGATAAGTAAATTGCAAGTGGATGATAGTGTTGTGCATCTGAGGAATAATCCCACGCCAGGGACCCTGTCGAGGCCAAAGTCTCAAGAGGTGAGAAGCTACGATAATGAAAAGTCCGCAAGCCCAGCATGTGTGGTCTCTCCGCATGCCACCTACTCAACGAGCATCATACCCAATGCAACACTGTCATCCTCCTCAGAAGTTATTGTTATTCATACTGCCCAGAGTGTTGGATCGTTGGATAGTAAAATTACCAGCTCCACTGCCTACCCAAAGCCAAGAGACAATTTTGTTGCTAGCAGTGCAGTAAGCGGTAAAGAAGATCACCATTCTTCAAGCGGTAACTGGAGTGAGAGTAGTTCCACACGTCACTCACAGACTTCAGATACCATCCCATCTAATACCGTCATGATGCTTTCTCTTGGTGACTCTGCTGTCTCTCTTAGCACTCCTGGAAATGCAGAGGGTGGGTCTCAGAGCATGAGCTATAGCTGTAGGAACAATCTTGCTTTACCAACCCCTTCCCAGGACAGTGATGGTAGGAGTGAATCCAGCTACTCAGGGGAGCAAGCACAAGCAGCAGTAAACAGCACAGAGCACTGGCTGTACAAGTCTGCAGAAAGCAGTGAGACTGCTTCATGCAAGGTGGTTTGTACCACACCAGGCTGTGCCACTCCCGGCAGcaacctcagcagcagcagcctggagaggacTTCGGTCAGGGATGATTCTACTTCTTTGTATTCTATGGACCATGATGGTTATTACGGTTCCATGCATATGGACTCTGGACTGAAGTCAGACATGCCATGCAATAGTGCTAACGGTTTTGGGAACCCCAGGGACAGCGTGGTAAATGTCtttgaaggaaaggagaagaaacatcAGGATGACCAGTCAGGCAAAGGTGACAAATCCCTTGCAAGAAACATCTCTCTGAAGAAGGCAAAGAAGCCACCTTTGCCACCATCCAGAACCGACTCACTCAGAAGGATGCCCAAGAAAAAAGCCCAGTCCAATGGACAGGTACTTGATGAAACCCTCATTGCCACCCTCCAGCATTCTCTGCAGCTGAATCTCAAGTGCAAAAATGGCAGCTCCCCTTCCCAGAGCCCCTGCAGTGATTATGAGGATCCCTGGGTGTTGCGCTCCCGCAGCCAGAGCTCAGTCAGTGCAAGCAGCAGCATGATGTCCACTACTGCCCCAAACCTGTACTCCATCTGCACAGTCACTCCCTCTCAGAGTGAAACAAGTAGCATCAAGTCGGAGTACGCTGACCAGTGGGGTTACTACAGTGACTATGCCGCAGTGGCAGATGACCAGGTAAAATCTCCAGTGACCCATTCTGCCAGTACATCATCAGCTCTCAGTGATTACAGCATCAGCCACTTCAGTGATGGCTCAAGGGCTTCTGTGCCACAAGTGCCCAGTGGACTGGCCAAACCAAAGAGCACTTCTCCGGAGAAATCCCACCGAGTCACATCGCCATCGAGCGGGTACTCCAGCCAGTCCAATACACCCACTGCGCTTACTCCAGtgcctgtatttttaaaacctgcATCATCAGGAAATGGGAAATCTAAGCTGAAGCCTAAAGTGCCTGAAAGGAAATCCTCTCTTCTGTCTTCAGTCTCCATGTCTTCATCCTccacttctctttcttcaaaTACATCTACTGAAGGGACTGTGAGTGTGAAGAAATTGGACCCCACCCTGAGCTCTCCTCCGGattctggagcacctcctccaccacctcctctTCCAACACCTCCGCTGCATTGCCCCAaactttctcctccccttccccctcctcctcctccagcagaagTAATGGATCTGTCACCATTGCCAGCCTCTCCCACGTTCCCCCCTCCTCCGCCAGAAGCTGATGTAAATTCTTCCTTTGCCCAGACTGTCCCATGGTTTCCACAAGAAGCCTCCATCAATTCGTTCTCTtcccctgttcctcctcctcctactTTCCCCTTAGCTgtcccaccaccagcaccacctcTTGATCCCAAGCTAACAAAAGGTGCAACAATATGCCCACAGTATTCTTTTAAGAAACGTAACCAGGAAGATTCTTGCTACAGTCCAGTGAAACAACCACTCAACAAGCAAGATGCATCAAGACCTGTGATGCCCTTAGTAACTACCAAAGCATTGCAAATGGTGCAGCTGAGGTCTGTGAAAAAAGTGACAGAGGGTGAGCCATCACCTGAATCTGCTTCTGAAACCACGTCTCAGGAAAAGGGTAGTGTAAATACATCATCGCAGTCTTCCCTACAGCCATCTCTCTCACTAAGACTCAGTAGCAGCTTAGGCGAAGAGGAAATGAAAACTCAAGGCACTTCATTTAAAAACTCGGTTCAAACACTGGCTCGGGGTTCTCCTCTCATTCTCTCTGATAACATACCTGCGCTTGACAGCGATCAAAAGCCTGCGAGTGCGGTAGGTCTAAGCAAGCCTTTTGAATCTGATGCACTGGGGACAGCTGCTGAAGACACACCTGAGTCTTCAGTGCAGAGTGAAGACCTCCATTCTGGCATGTCACTTCAGGGGTCACCAGCATCTCCTGACAAGACTCAGGTCATACTGCCAAGCAAGAAACCACCTCCTATTTCAAAGAAACCCAAACTGTTCCTTGTTGTACCACCTCCACAGTTAGATCTTACAGTGGAGAAAATAGCTGAAGTGAGTGATACTGTCAGAAGCACATCAAGCCCAACTAAGAGAGACGCTGTGCTTGCACACTGCGAGGAGGCGAGAAATTGTCTTACAGATGGACTCAGTTCTAGCGAGATGGACTCTGGCAGCCTGGTTCCTGAGGGAGGAGCTGCCGGATTCACCTTCTCTGAGACAGTGGGAGCTAATGCCTTTGTGGTACAGCCTGCTGCATCACCAGTTCAAGAAGAAcccaggcaggaggagcagtCCGCTTTTGATGAGGGAAGCAGTTCAGGCAGCAGCCAAGACAGCGGCAGTAACACTGACGGGCACCTCTCTCAAGAGAACGAAAGTGGTGAGTctcttttctctgcctcttcttcaGATACAACAGTAGCTATTTTAAAGAAGCTGGGGAGTGAGAGTAGCAATCCTAGCATTCAGGTGGGCTTCTGTAGAGAAAAGAACCTCTTGCAATAGTTGTAACTAAAAGCCTAAAGAAAGTTGCAGGGAtccaattaatattttatgagATTTCTTATAATTTCTTTCTGACTTCTCATTATTGCAGACATGGAAAGAGAATGATGCTTTGTTTAACTGTGCTAGGATTAAATCATGCTATGAAAACATGGTTAGCTTTGTTAATTTTGATTTTCTATTTTAGTGGAAGCCATACAAATTTTCTTTGAGTGTTGTTCTCCGCCTGTGTGTGTGAGCAAGCATAGGCATTTCGTGCACGGCAGTTTCCTAAGCAGGCGTTGTTCTGAAATCACAATAATGACAACAGTGCACTCACTCATCTCTTGGATGCTTTGCCTTAGAGGCGGCGAGGGCTGGTTTCAGGATTATATTCCTGTTGGGTTCCCATGATGGACTGACAGTATCATTCATTCTCTCTGCATAGTGGAGGTATTTGAATCGGATACAGCAAATAGTTCGTTCCTGCCGAGCAATAGTTATGGGGAAGAGACGGACGGAGTGGCAACACCAGCGAGACCAAGGACTACTGAGGATCTTTTTGCAGCCATTCACAGGTACTGCAGAAATTGCCCTTCCCATACTGTCAGGTCCAGTAGTTCTCTCAAAAATTAATTAACAGTGTTTTTACTAAAACATCCAATTACAACAGTCATTGCTTTAACAGAAAGCACACATTTATCAACTTTCTACTAAGGCTATGTATgaaaaagataaggaaaataacttgtgttttattgttttacaaatatatttaatcCATTCTGAACTAAAAGCTACCAGATTAAATCAATGTAGATTATATTCTAAATATCCTGCCCCTTAAAATACAAGTTACGTCTAGTATTTATTGTACTGTTCTCAATCTGCCATATTAACTCTactgttgctttttctgtgtatctttctgttttcattctccttcTCCATCTCTTTTTTACTCTCTTCGCTGCTTATATGGTGCAGTTTGGGACAGAGGCTCAACGCTAATGCTTCATGGCAAGCGTGGCTGAAACTGGCAAGTAACGCAACATGTCAGTCATATGGCAAAACATATGGCAAACGCTGGATTATTGTTTGCCATAATCCAGCCTGAGGTCGGGTGTTTTGTGTCAAACTGGTTCATGAATGAAATGTGCAATACTGGCTCTATTATTAATGACATTATTCATTtcccttaaaaacaaaatcatcCTGAATAGGCAACTAGATTTTTGTGCTGTTCACGTTGGGttgtcaaaaaaataaagaaaagaaaaaaagcttaaaaccacaaaatgaaACGTGTGCACCATTTAAACAGTACACACAGAAGACCATTACCACTCTCTGAACTACTGAGCTTGCTTTTAGGCTAGAATTGATGTAGTGGTAGTGCCATCTTGTGGCTTTGTCTCTTACTTCAAAATGTAGAGGGGCGGTCTCTTCTAACTGGTCACAGAAAGTGCCTGGCAGCATCCATATAGGTTTATCTAGGTGTTCAGTCAGTTTGTGCATCTGTGCCTGAGTTCTGCATCAGGAGTACTGAGGGACAGGAAAATCCTGTTCTGAGAACgtggctgggagctgggaaaCTGCAGCACTTGGGATGCAAatgctattttttcatttttgaaacaaTTCTGTTTCAGATGTTGcaaaaattacatatatatgaTACTGACTTTTTATAATTTATGGTTACCCCTTAGGACTTCGTCTGTAGGAGCTGTTCTAAAAATGGTCTGTTGCATTCATGTTGCATGGCACTCACTAGGACTGCGACAAATCTGTTTTTAGAATGAAATGTCCTGGGCAGTAGCGTTTCTCCATTATGTATGCAGATAGAGAGTGgatctctgtgtgtatgtacatacgTGTAATTCATGAGTTTATGGGGAAATGGACAATGGAACTGGATGTGACATAGTTAAAACTGCTTGACACATTTGTTATTAAGACCTTGCTTTTGCTGGCTTTAGACTTGAACCGCTACCTTCCTTGGTtgttaattaataaaaaaagttttggttttccCCCCACTATTTCTAAAAGGTATGATTTCAGTGATTGGCACTCTTGAATATGTGCTTTGGAGTAAGACAAGAAATTTAACAGTATGCACGTTAAGGGCAGGAAGAACAATCTAAGTTTAAGTCACAGGTTTGTTTGAATATATACCCTATCTCTGTCTGAAAAGCCACCAAAACCAAATTTGATTCTTAAGTTTCTGCCATGATTCATACATGCTGAGAAAAGCTGGTTAGATGCTGACAGCAAACTGCTCTGCACTGCATTCGCAGTCTTACTGATTTACTTCAAGCCAGGATAACTAAGTTTTTCCCTGCAGATCTTTGCAATTGAATTTCGCTTTCTGTTTATTTGGAATTTAATTTGGGTTTTGGCAGCAGTAGAAGCCCAGCATTGCAGTGCTTAAAGATACATGTAGGCAGCCAAAACCCTAATGAAGGGAACTCTTTTCCCTGTAAGTAATGCACACACATGTTCGCATACAGACTCACAGAGCATCCAAGCACCAAATGCACTTGCTGCCTGCAGTACTGACACACAGTTAAATCTAGACAAGGTTCTTATGTTTGCCACTACTGAAGTCATCATTTTATCCCTGTGCTATCTTCTGGTGTCCATTCATCCTCAGGCTGAATGTATGTCGATATTCTTGCAGGAAGGCAGgtagaggcagcagcagctgtaaaGAGCAGTGATCTATGCCTAAACTTCACCGCTTAAGAGAGACAGGATCACTCCAAAGTCTTGGCAGATTTTATGGCAATGTCTGTTGCTGCCACCTACTCAGCAGATGGATCCTGctactctgttttctgtttttttaattgtcagtAGGCTGCAATGCATAAAGACATTTGAGCTTGCCTTGGCAAAATCTCAAGGCCTTTAAGAAAGGACAGCTGAAGATCAGTGATGTTAAGTAGAAACCTGTTTTACAAGGGGAACGGTCTGTATTGAACACACGCTTGATAAAAATTAGTATGGAATTATAGCATGATAATCTTGTATTTGTAACAAGTCTACTGACTTGTTTTAAACTTTTGCCAAAATAGCGTATGTAAAATTACCTTTATATAATCTTTTTGAATTAATTCTTGCTTGGCCTGCAAAGAAGTAAAGCAGCTTTGCTACAGATGCCGGGCATgtaatacatttctttctttaagtTTTCTAATAATGTGAAAATAGGGCAATAGAAGTCCAATTTCCACTTATTCCCAGTTCCATGATTgtttcttagttttgtttttgttatccCTGCACTTTACACTTCAATTAAGAAATTGAAACCCACTCTGCCTTTTCATTTGGAAAGATAACTTTTGCATCAGGAGTTTGTCTCTCCTTCATTTAGTTGAAGAGTTGCAATGACAGAGCACCAACATAACTGTGGATTTTGTCTGTGCATCTTAATAGAAGCTGGAAAACTCAGTTTTCACTGCTCATGTAATATTTAGGTTggggaggggatttttttttttaaaaagtcatttaagCCACATGTAACCATTCTGGATCCCTTCACTCCATCTTAACTTCAGCAGCAGTGCATTCAATATCCTTTTCTAAAGGCAAGTGCACTAAACTACACTTCTAATTCTCTAGAGAGCATCAAATGAaataagaaaccaaaacaaaacagaacaaccCAACATACTCTGGATGACATATTTTTAATCAAGTCCCCAGAGTAACAGGCAAATGGCATTGAGTATAGTCTTTATAATGCATTAGTCTTAGCGGTTGAATACTGACTCCAGAAAACCTGATTCACTAAAGTAGCTAATGTGTTTTGGACATCAGTATTGCCAGTTTTAGTAGTTTCATTGTTCcagatttgcagaaaaagaacaataaaCTTAGCTTATACCTCCAATACCTGCATTAATGCTTGTACGGTTTTGGTGGTGTTCTTACTCATGCTTTAGATTTAGATTACTTCTCCCTTACCCCTCTCTCTGCTGTAGCTTAATTCATTGTCATCCCTCTAAGCGAAATTTAATTGGGGGAGGTAAAAAGTTTCAATTTTCATTTGgtcctctttttttgttgtttttcaaactCAGATCCAAAAGGAAAGTCCTTGGCCGTAAAGATTCTGAAGACGACCGTACCCGCAACCATTCTCCGTCGCCCCCCGTAACTCCCACTGGTGCTTCCCCAACCTTAGCTACCCTCAAACAAGCTGGATCTATTCAGAGAAGTGTTCGCAAGAGCAGCACCAGCAACGACAACTTCAAGGCTCTGCTGCTGAAGAAAGGCAGCCGCTGTGACACCAGTTCCCGCATGTCTGCGGCAGAGATGTTGAAGAACACGGACCCGCGGTTCCACCGGACAAAGACAGATGCCTCCCCTGACCTTTCCGACAGCCCTACCAGCTGCTCACCCAGCAAGAGCAAACGGGCCCAGGAAGAGTGGGCCAAGAGTGAGGGCCTGATGCCAAGGAGCATGTCCTTCTCTGGCACTAGGTATGGGCGGTCACGAACACCcccctctgctgccagcagcaagtACAATGTCCGCAACCGCATCCAGAGCAGCCCCATGACCGTCATTAGTGAAGGAGATGGGGAGGTGGTGGAACAGTCAGAGGGCAGGGTCCGAAGGACTTTGGAAGAACAGCAAGAGAGGCAGCTTGATATGTTTAACAGTGATGAACTGGACATGAATGACTTTCCATATGCTGAGGAGGCAGGCTGCAAGGAGACCTTGGATCCAACCCATCTAGACTTAATGACTCAACCAGGTACTTCAAGGAAGTATCTAAGCCCTTCAGCTGAAGAAAGTTAAAAGGCAGTGACAAAAGGCATTGGATATTAGTCTAGAAAATGACAGAGGACTAGATTCCAGAAGAAAGCCCAGACCAGGACAAGTTTACTTTGCTGAGCATTTATTCCATGaactgcatgtgtgtgtttaaatGCTAAAGCAATGATTGTTCTGCATGGTTGGGTTGGGGTGGGGAGGACTTGCTTTGAATGGGTGGTCTGTGGCTTAAAGAAAGTTAACAGTTGAATTTTTTGTAAAGCCTTAGAAGTCctcttggggggtgggggggagtttTCTCAGAGCCTGTAGGGGtgtgaagtttttctttttctcgaGACTGCAATTGTGCAAGCAAAATTTAGGAATAAGCCTGAAAAAGGAATGGGAAGGCTCCTGTGGTACAAGCTGGACATTTGCTTCAGAAGCTTTGTAGTGGTGCAGCGTAGTGCATTTGTTAAGCAGGGAGAGGCACGATGAGGCACATTCACCTGTGAGAAGGTCGTAGGGGTGGTGCTGGGGTTACATGGCTTATTACTGGGGTATGCCCCAGTGTTCGATGAAGCACGTCCTGCTAGAGCAATTAGGTCACCGGGTTGTGGATTGGTCCAGggtacttttttgtttttttcctgagggaaaaTGAAATACGTAGTTAATGTGGAAAAGGGAGCCGAGTTTTATAACACACTACTAGCTGCTATGCAGCCACACACGTACGCTTGATGAAACGCTCATTTCCAAGTGAAGTGCTTCCTTGACTAGAGTATTCCCTTAGAGAACTGGAACAACTGGATGTGTGTGGAGGATGTGAACGGTCAACAGGAAAGTGGGAGAGGAATTAAGCAGTGTACTGCCAGAGTTTGGAAGGGTTACGTTTCTGAATTAGAAAGCAAAATTTAACTTTGAGAACTTGCACTACAGAGCTGTAGGTGGAGCCTGTCTTTCAAAATTGAAACTTGGGAGTTGTGTTTTGCCAGAAATCTTTCTTCCATTTGTCAAAATGGGAAGATTATTACTTTTCATCACTTGAAATACAGATACT
Proteins encoded in this region:
- the NHSL1 gene encoding NHS-like protein 1 isoform X9; translation: MKKECVSRSFKIKQNPGSLSRAVSWINFSSLSRQTKRLFRSDGELSSMCVQQVDEDDENWTYRSQQRKAVSNLDEESRWTVHYTAPWHQQENVFLPSSRPPCVEDLHRQAKLNLKSVLRECDKLRRDGYRSSQYYSQGPTFSSSSSAICGSYQDDYEEIEQKCPVSSPEEEKLITIKRPKTPVSNELSDINTQTNWTKSLPLPTPEEKMRQQAQAVQTDVVPINVTAVGTGQSDFRGHSMYVPDHCSTLGRLDSYRSAMQRSETKDTSCQTEEVKVVPPSMRRIRAQKGQGIAAQMSQFSSSSGNMSVMSDSAAVIFASRQNSDIGFHSLPRAGARVSLQSLEQTQSISRQTEDVAGTLPHQISKLQVDDSVVHLRNNPTPGTLSRPKSQEVRSYDNEKSASPACVVSPHATYSTSIIPNATLSSSSEVIVIHTAQSVGSLDSKITSSTAYPKPRDNFVASSAVSGKEDHHSSSGNWSESSSTRHSQTSDTIPSNTVMMLSLGDSAVSLSTPGNAEGGSQSMSYSCRNNLALPTPSQDSDGRSESSYSGEQAQAAVNSTEHWLYKSAESSETASCKVVCTTPGCATPGSNLSSSSLERTSVRDDSTSLYSMDHDGYYGSMHMDSGLKSDMPCNSANGFGNPRDSVVNVFEGKEKKHQDDQSGKGDKSLARNISLKKAKKPPLPPSRTDSLRRMPKKKAQSNGQVLDETLIATLQHSLQLNLKCKNGSSPSQSPCSDYEDPWVLRSRSQSSVSASSSMMSTTAPNLYSICTVTPSQSETSSIKSEYADQWGYYSDYAAVADDQVKSPVTHSASTSSALSDYSISHFSDGSRASVPQVPSGLAKPKSTSPEKSHRVTSPSSGYSSQSNTPTALTPVPVFLKPASSGNGKSKLKPKVPERKSSLLSSVSMSSSSTSLSSNTSTEGTVSVKKLDPTLSSPPDSGAPPPPPPLPTPPLHCPKLSPPLPPPPPPAEVMDLSPLPASPTFPPPPPEADVNSSFAQTVPWFPQEASINSFSSPVPPPPTFPLAVPPPAPPLDPKLTKGATICPQYSFKKRNQEDSCYSPVKQPLNKQDASRPVMPLVTTKALQMVQLRSVKKVTEGEPSPESASETTSQEKGSVNTSSQSSLQPSLSLRLSSSLGEEEMKTQGTSFKNSVQTLARGSPLILSDNIPALDSDQKPASAVGLSKPFESDALGTAAEDTPESSVQSEDLHSGMSLQGSPASPDKTQVILPSKKPPPISKKPKLFLVVPPPQLDLTVEKIAEVSDTVRSTSSPTKRDAVLAHCEEARNCLTDGLSSSEMDSGSLVPEGGAAGFTFSETVGANAFVVQPAASPVQEEPRQEEQSAFDEGSSSGSSQDSGSNTDGHLSQENESVEVFESDTANSSFLPSNSYGEETDGVATPARPRTTEDLFAAIHRSKRKVLGRKDSEDDRTRNHSPSPPVTPTGASPTLATLKQAGSIQRSVRKSSTSNDNFKALLLKKGSRCDTSSRMSAAEMLKNTDPRFHRTKTDASPDLSDSPTSCSPSKSKRAQEEWAKSEGLMPRSMSFSGTRYGRSRTPPSAASSKYNVRNRIQSSPMTVISEGDGEVVEQSEGRVRRTLEEQQERQLDMFNSDELDMNDFPYAEEAGCKETLDPTHLDLMTQPGTSRKYLSPSAEES
- the NHSL1 gene encoding NHS-like protein 1 isoform X12 translates to MKKECVSRSFKIKQNPGSLSRAVSWINFSSLSRQTKRLFRSDGELSSMCVQQVDEDDENWTYRSQQRKAVSNLDEESRWTVHYTAPWHQQENVFLPSSRPPCVEDLHRQAKLNLKSVLRECDKLRRDGYRSSQYYSQGPTFSSSSSAICGSYQDDYEEIEQKSSLLDCISRSCISACCNLIPWSKKCPVSSPEEEKLITIKRPKTPVSNELSDINTQTNWTKSLPLPTPEEKMRQQAQAVQTDVVPINVTGENFDRQASIRRSLIYTDTVVRRPKKVKRRKTITGIPDNIQKELAVGTGQSDFRGHSMYVPDHCSTLGRLDSYRSAMQRSETKDTSCQTEEVKVVPPSMRRIRAQKGQGIAAQMSQFSSSSGNMSVMSDSAAVIFASRQNSDIGFHSLPRAGARVSLQSLEQTQSISRQTEDVAGTLPHQISKLQVDDSVVHLRNNPTPGTLSRPKSQEVRSYDNEKSASPACVVSPHATYSTSIIPNATLSSSSEVIVIHTAQSVGSLDSKITSSTAYPKPRDNFVASSAVSGKEDHHSSSGNWSESSSTRHSQTSDTIPSNTVMMLSLGDSAVSLSTPGNAEGGSQSMSYSCRNNLALPTPSQDSDGRSESSYSGEQAQAAVNSTEHWLYKSAESSETASCKVVCTTPGCATPGSNLSSSSLERTSVRDDSTSLYSMDHDGYYGSMHMDSGLKSDMPCNSANGFGNPRDSVVNVFEGKEKKHQDDQSGKGDKSLARNISLKKAKKPPLPPSRTDSLRRMPKKKAQSNGQVLDETLIATLQHSLQLNLKCKNGSSPSQSPCSDYEDPWVLRSRSQSSVSASSSMMSTTAPNLYSICTVTPSQSETSSIKSEYADQWGYYSDYAAVADDQVKSPVTHSASTSSALSDYSISHFSDGSRASVPQVPSGLAKPKSTSPEKSHRVTSPSSGYSSQSNTPTALTPVPVFLKPASSGNGKSKLKPKVPERKSSLLSSVSMSSSSTSLSSNTSTEGTVSVKKLDPTLSSPPDSGAPPPPPPLPTPPLHCPKLSPPLPPPPPPAEVMDLSPLPASPTFPPPPPEADVNSSFAQTVPWFPQEASINSFSSPVPPPPTFPLAVPPPAPPLDPKLTKGATICPQYSFKKRNQEDSCYSPVKQPLNKQDASRPVMPLVTTKALQMVQLRSVKKVTEGEPSPESASETTSQEKGSVNTSSQSSLQPSLSLRLSSSLGEEEMKTQGTSFKNSVQTLARGSPLILSDNIPALDSDQKPASAVGLSKPFESDALGTAAEDTPESSVQSEDLHSGMSLQGSPASPDKTQVILPSKKPPPISKKPKLFLVVPPPQLDLTVEKIAEVSDTVRSTSSPTKRDAVLAHCEEARNCLTDGLSSSEMDSGSLVPEGGAAGFTFSETVGANAFVVQPAASPVQEEPRQEEQSAFDEGSSSGSSQDSGSNTDGHLSQENESVEVFESDTANSSFLPSNSYGEETDGVATPARPRTTEDLFAAIHSLGQRLNANASWQAWLKLIQKESPWP
- the NHSL1 gene encoding NHS-like protein 1 isoform X11 encodes the protein MKKECVSRSFKIKQNPGSLSRAVSWINFSSLSRQTKRLFRSDGELSSMCVQQVDEDDENWTYRSQQRKAVSNLDEESRWTVHYTAPWHQQENVFLPSSRPPCVEDLHRQAKLNLKSVLRECDKLRRDGYRSSQYYSQGPTFSSSSSAICGSYQDDYEEIEQKSSLLDCISRSCISACCNLIPWSKKCPVSSPEEEKLITIKRPKTPVSNELSDINTQTNWTKSLPLPTPEEKMRQQAQAVQTDVVPINVTGENFDRQASIRRSLIYTDTVVRRPKKVKRRKTITGIPDNIQKELAVGTGQSDFRGHSMYVPDHCSTLGRLDSYRSAMQRSETKDTSCQTEEVKVVPPSMRRIRAQKGQGIAAQMSQFSSSSGNMSVMSDSAAVIFASRQNSDIGFHSLPRAGARVSLQSLEQTQSISRQTEDVAGTLPHQISKLQVDDSVVHLRNNPTPGTLSRPKSQEVRSYDNEKSASPACVVSPHATYSTSIIPNATLSSSSEVIVIHTAQSVGSLDSKITSSTAYPKPRDNFVASSAVSGKEDHHSSSGNWSESSSTRHSQTSDTIPSNTVMMLSLGDSAVSLSTPGNAEGGSQSMSYSCRNNLALPTPSQDSDGRSESSYSGEQAQAAVNSTEHWLYKSAESSETASCKVVCTTPGCATPGSNLSSSSLERTSVRDDSTSLYSMDHDGYYGSMHMDSGLKSDMPCNSANGFGNPRDSVVNVFEGKEKKHQDDQSGKGDKSLARNISLKKAKKPPLPPSRTDSLRRMPKKKAQSNGQVLDETLIATLQHSLQLNLKCKNGSSPSQSPCSDYEDPWVLRSRSQSSVSASSSMMSTTAPNLYSICTVTPSQSETSSIKSEYADQWGYYSDYAAVADDQVKSPVTHSASTSSALSDYSISHFSDGSRASVPQVPSGLAKPKSTSPEKSHRVTSPSSGYSSQSNTPTALTPVPVFLKPASSGNGKSKLKPKVPERKSSLLSSVSMSSSSTSLSSNTSTEGTVSVKKLDPTLSSPPDSGAPPPPPPLPTPPLHCPKLSPPLPPPPPPAEVMDLSPLPASPTFPPPPPEADVNSSFAQTVPWFPQEASINSFSSPVPPPPTFPLAVPPPAPPLDPKLTKGATICPQYSFKKRNQEDSCYSPVKQPLNKQDASRPVMPLVTTKALQMVQLRSVKKVTEGEPSPESASETTSQEKGSVNTSSQSSLQPSLSLRLSSSLGEEEMKTQGTSFKNSVQTLARGSPLILSDNIPALDSDQKPASAVGLSKPFESDALGTAAEDTPESSVQSEDLHSGMSLQGSPASPDKTQVILPSKKPPPISKKPKLFLVVPPPQLDLTVEKIAEVSDTVRSTSSPTKRDAVLAHCEEARNCLTDGLSSSEMDSGSLVPEGGAAGFTFSETVGANAFVVQPAASPVQEEPRQEEQSAFDEGSSSGSSQDSGSNTDGHLSQENESVEVFESDTANSSFLPSNSYGEETDGVATPARPRTTEDLFAAIHSLGQRLNANASWQAWLKLASNATYPKGKSLAVKILKTTVPATILRRPP